In Vitis vinifera cultivar Pinot Noir 40024 chromosome 17, ASM3070453v1, one genomic interval encodes:
- the LOC132252785 gene encoding uncharacterized protein LOC132252785, with amino-acid sequence MKESQESGISYNGSNDILSQALGTPEYTGRVRAKGKHYTPGRYFNSMSERVVRDILKATQERQAKFEADVLARLSQIGVATPQSDVSSSNMKSKLLLLPEVVEKPIRKVEEETLPVKIEPHMKARKCELAVGTRENTVASGTIVMDCGPNYLVVLDAPYESNTPLPIPIPGQATTVGAAVGYQVLWPTHLVNLSTKFIKGSQKGKRQKTTENDLKIGENPQDINNFDALVGLMLNEGKAQGVEVPNDVFGESFKTFLMKEDMDMIISFKEVSANCVIYYIWHLQKKLSDARLTERFAFINPALVSKAGMGETTKENRSRLIANRLMHAKCADYIFIPYNPNFHWVLVALDMRTMTAYYLDPIQKQPCDDLKEIVNMALRIHPPEKQRSSKREPTWVKVVMPSFQSSKSCRSHFDDSQKFSSHDK; translated from the exons ATGAAAGAGTCTCAAGAGAGTGGCATAAGCTATAATGGGAGCAATGACATACTTTCTCAAGCACTAGGTACTCCTGAGTATACTGGTCGGGTTCGAGCTAAAGGGAAGCACTACACGCCTGGACGCTATTTCAATAGTATGTCAGAACGTGTTGTGAGGGATATTTTAAAAGCAACTCAAGAACGTCAAGCTAAGTTTGAGGCTGATGTGTTAGCGAGACTATCTCAGATAGGAGTTGCTACACCACAATCCGATGTGAGTAGTTCCAACATGAAATCAAAACTGTTGCTTCTACCAGAAGTAGTGGAGAAACCAATTCGTAAAGTTGAGGAGGAGACCTTACCTGTGAAAATAGAACCACACATGAAG GCAAGAAAATGTGAGTTGGCAGTAGGGACCAGAGAAAATACAGTGGCTAGTGGAACAATTGTAATGGATTGTGGTCCCAACTACCTAGTTGTTTTGGATGCTCCCTATGAGTCAAATACACCGCTTCCTATTCCCATTCCTGGACAAGCTACAACAGTTGGAGCGGCAGTGGGCTACCAAGTTTTATGGCCAACCCATTTAGTCAATTTGAGTACTAAATTCATTAAG GGATCTCAAAAAgggaaaagacaaaaaacaacaGAAAATGACTTGAAAATTGGTGAAAACCCTCAAGATATCAACAATTTTGATGCATTAGTAGGTCTCATGCTAAATGAGGGGAAAGCACAAGGTGTGGAGGTCCCAAATGATGTATTTGGCGAGAGTTTTAAGACCTTCCTTATGAAAGAAGACATGGATATGATAATTTCATTTAAGGAAGTGTCGGCTAATTGTGTCATATATTATATAtg GCACCTACAGAAAAAGCTAAGTGATGCAAGGCTCACCGAACGATTTGCTTTTATCAATCCAGCTTTAGTCTCTAAAGCTGGAATGGGTGAGACAACAAAGGAAAATAGGTCAAGGTTGATTGCAAATCGTTTAATGCATGCAAAGTGTGCTGACTACATTTTTATTCCATATAACCCTAa TTTCCACTGGGTCTTGGTGGCATTGGATATGAGGACAATGACTGCGTACTACCTTGATCCGATTCAAAAGCAACCATGTGATGATCTTAAGGAAATTGTTAACAT GGCACTACGAATTCATCCACCAGAGAAACAAAGATCATCAAAGAGGGAGCCGACATGGGTAAAAGTAGTG ATGCCCTCATTTCAGTCCAGTAAGAGTTGTAGATCACATTTTGACGATTCTCAGAAGTTCTCATCTCatgataa GTAA
- the LOC132252786 gene encoding uncharacterized protein LOC132252786, giving the protein MKWLKLNNPRQSKRQKWLQEEHMRTFTHWLRKKVEVAIADKEPISETLRWMAHGPTHYVAKYHGYVINGCQYNTKDRDELRVTQNSGVSIVATTMQISSAKDKNPVFGELCFYGIITEIWDLDYTMFRIPVFKCNWVDNKSGVKVDEFGLTLVDFTKMAHKSDPFILASQAKQVFYVQDQLDPRWSVVLSTPERDFSFSAKDSDDFMDNSIEHHPLITTLAQVESFDTMDDSDVICIRGDCEGFWIDNKSSM; this is encoded by the exons ATGAAATGGTTGAAATTGAACAATCCTCGTCAATCTAAGAGACAAAAGTGGCTACAAGAAGAACACATGCGAACATTCACTCATTGGTTGCGAAAAAAG GTAGAAGTTGCCATTGCTGACAAAGAACCTATATCTGAAACCTTAAGATGGATGGCACATGGTCCTACCCACTACGTGGCCAAGTATCATGGCTATGTTATAAATGGGTGTCAGTACAATACAAAAGACCGTGATGAGTTACGAGTTACCCAGAATAGTGGAGTTAGCATTGTAGCAACAACAATGCAAATTTCTAGTGCCAAGGATAAGAATCCAGTATTTGGTGAGCTATGTTTCTATGGTATTATTACTGAGATATGGGATCTTGATTATACCATGTTTAGGATTCCAGTTTTCAAATGCAATTGGGTTGATAATAAGAGCGGCGTCAAAGTTGATGAGTTTGGGCTGACATTAGTTGACTTCACTAAGATGGCTCATAAATCAGATCCATTCATTTTAGCCTCCCAAGCCAAGCAAGTATTCTATGTACAAGACCAACTTGATCCAAGATGGTCAGTTGTTTTGTCAACTCCTGAAAGGGACTTCTCATTTTCAGCAAAGGATTCTGATGACTTCATGGATAATTCTATTGAACACCATCCTCTCATTACCACCTTGGcacaagttgaatcatttgataCAATGGATGACTCCGATGTCATTTGCATTCGAGGAGACTGTGAGGGATTCTGGATTGATAACAAATCTTCTATGTAA